From the Chitinophaga lutea genome, the window AACCGGAATACTTGTTGTGCGTTTTTATAGAGTATTTTATGCAGTGCCGTTTTATCGGTCACCAGTTTTCTTACTTCAGCCAGTGTGCCGGCGCCGGAGCAGTCTTTCACCTGGCCGGTGGTATCGAGGCAGTCGCTGCCGTACATCAATTTGTTCTGGTGTTTATTGAGGAAAGCCTGTGCATGTTCTTCATCGCGGGTAATGGAATTCAGTCCCGAGCCGGCGGACAGGTCGGCGTACACATTCGGGTAATCGCTCAGCAGGCGGTCGGTGATGCCGCCGGGCGTGATTTTTCCTTTGGGATACAATCCCTGTTGGTCGGTATATTTTTTATCCACGTTGGCCCACCATGTTTGGGCGTGACCGACGAAGATCACTTTGGGATACTTCTCCAGCATTTTATAAAAACGGTCAAAGCCGTAGTTGTACATGTTGAACTGCCAGTGCATGAGCACAGGCACGTTGTACGCCTGCGCGAGCTCATAGATGGCCTGCATTTCTTTCGAATCGCAGTCGACCCCGAACTTCAGCTCCCCGATCACCACCGCGCCCAGCTTGAGGTACTTTTCAATTTCCGCTTTGGCGCCCGGCAGGTCCGGCACCTCGTTGGCCCCGAACAGCAACTCTTTGGGGTATTGCTGCGCCAGCTGGTAACAGGCTTCGTTGCCACCCGCTTTGGCCTGGAGCCCGTTGGATTTGCCGTCGTGCGTAGAGGGTCTTTTCACCGGCGTGCCGGAAGGCAGCATGATGGTGCGCGTTACACCGAGCGCCCGCTGGTGGAACATCAGGTCGGCGTCGGAGCGGCCCATATAGCTGATGTGCTGATGGATGTCGATGATCTGTTCCGCCGCCGGCACGGCCGCACCGCGCAGCCGCAGCGCCGAGCCGGCCAGCAGTATGCCGGCCCCGGCTATGAATTCCCTGCGTGAAAAATTTTTACTCATATCGGGATGCTTGTTTTTTATAAGACAATGGGACGAAGCGGTATCTGCGCCTGCTTGGCCAGTTTGATCACTTCCTGCAGGATGAGGGACTCCGTTTCGGGCGACCATGCGGTGGGCAATCCGTATACCATACAGGCCGTCATGCCTTCATATCCCCCTTCCCGCAAAATCCTCGACGACGGGATGTACGACATCACATCGTTGCAATAGCCGAGCACGAAAGCATGCAGCCCGAAAATTTCTTTCAGTCTGATGCTGTATTCCACCACCAGTTCGCCACCCAGCCCGATGATGGGCTGATCACCGAGCTGCCATACTTCCACCGGGTAAGGATAATCCTTATCGCGCGCCTCCCCGTTCTGCAGTTTCTTCAACATCCGCGCGGCCCATCGTTTAGGATATCCATCCTCCCCTTTGGTGGCCAGCTGCGTCAGTTTCGCTTCGTCGGGCAGGGTGGTGTAAGGCAGGCGCACTTCGGCATAGGCGGTGGTGATAACGGGCGACAGTTTACGCATGTCTTCATCCAGCACTCTTTCCACGGCGGCTGCCAGTTCTTTGCCGTATTGACGCGCCAGCGGCACGGAGCCCCGTGGCAGCGGGTTCTGGTCGGCGCCTGCTCCCTGGAAAAACAGCGCCGTGGCGCCGGGATAGGTTTTCTCCAGTTCCATCATCGCAAAAGCAGGATAGTCGCCGGAGAACTGGTATTCGCTGAGCACGGTGGGATGGCAGGCGTAACCGAACGCCACCGCTTTCAGTTTGCCTTTCTTATCCTGCACTTTGATCACGGGTACCGCGTAGTCGTTCGGCCCGGAGAGATCGGAGATCCAGGGCAGCAAACCCGCATTGTTGTTGCGGCGGTTCACCTGGAAGCGCGTTACGCCGTTTTGCACCGAGATGTCGGCCGGCGCCAGGTCTGCCAGTGCATTCCCGGCGAGGGTGATGATTTTGGCTTCCAGCGAGGCGGTGTATTGTTCGATGCGTGTTGCTTCGTCTTTGTTAATGAGGTAGATGTCCGACAGTGCCTCGCCGATCACCGGCCCGGAATGGGTGTGCGAACTGTTGAGCATGACCTGGTCGCGCTGCAGCCCGAACTTCGTGCGGATGGCGTCGCGGATGCGGTCGGACGTCGCTTTGGGAAAACCCAGCAGATCAGACGTAATGAGCAGTACTTTTTTCCCTGCCGCATCTTCGATGGCCAGCGCTTTTGCCCAGAGCGCATGCATTTTACCGGTAGAGGCATGCGTGCGTACGGCGAAACCCGCCATCCACATGTTTCCGGCCGGGGTGATGTCAATGCGGGCGGCCCCTGCCTTCCAGCCTTTTTCTGGGCTTGTCTGCGACCATACCGCGAACGGGCTGAAGCAGACGAGCAGGCACAGGATACCCGTTTTCAATTTGTGCAATTGAAGTCCGTACAACGTACTCATAATCGGCGATGTTTATTTTTTGGCGGCCAGTTTGATTTTCTCCGCGTTTTTGTGAATCCTTGCAATGGCGGCGGCAATATCATCCATGTCTGTTTTCGGCCCCAGCAGCATGTTCTGCGTAAACCACACTGCCTCTTTACAGAGTTTTTCGTTCTCCGGACATTTATTATCCGCCACGTATCTGTCGAAATCGAGTTGTTCTTTTTTGTAGGAGTTCTGGTACGCTTTCGACTCAAAGGCATCTTTGAGGAAAAGCTGGTTATTGAGCACCGTGTACCCGCTGCTGCAGGGCACGCCTTCCGCCCGCAGGGCTTTCAGGAATTCTTCGCGGGGCAGGCCCTTGAACGCCTGCTGATCGTACCGGAAGGGGAAAAGATGGAATGCGGCGCGCGTTACTTTCGGGTACAGTTTATATGGCCGTACGCCGGGGATGCCGCTCAGCTGCGATTTCAGGTAAGCCGCATTGTTGTTGCGGGTGGTGGTTTCCCCGTCTAGGCGTTTGAGCAATGAAAGGCCGATGGCGGCCTGGTATTCCGTCAAACGCACCTTGGTGCCCTGCATGCTGCTGCCGGCACCTACCACGCCCACGGAAGTACCGTAAGGATAGCCGTAATTCTGGTATGAAAAGCAGCGGTCCATCAACGCATCATCGTCACTCACTATGGCGCCGCCTTCGCCAATGGGAAGGTTTTTCGAATTCTGGAAGCTGAAGCACCCTGCGTTGCCGATGGTGCCCGCTTTTTTGCCGCCATATTCGGCGAGGTGCGCCTGGCAGGCGTCTTCTATCACAACGAGGTTATGTTTTCTGGCAATGGCCATGATACGATCCATGTCGCAGGGCAGGCCGAGAATATGCACCGGCATGATGGCTTTGGTACGCGGGGTGATTTTCGCCTCGATCTTCGCCGGGTCCATCTGGTACGTTTCCGGATCGATATCCACAAAAACGGGCATGGCGCCGTTGGACAATACCGCGGTGATGGAGGCAATGAAAGTATACGGAGGAACCAGTATTTCATCACCGGTGCGGATGTGCAGCTGGTTAAGGGCTACTACCAGGGCGTTGGTGCCGTTCACTACGGCGAGGCTTCTTTTTACGCCCAGCGCGGCGGCCCATTCTTTTTCAAATTCGGTGACCATAGCGGCCCTCGACCAGATGCCGCTCCTGATTACGTCCACTACCCGCTGTTCGTCCGTTTCCGGTTTCCAGATGGGCCATTTGGTCCAGGCGGCGCGACGAACCGGCTCACCGCCCAGAATTGCCGGTACGGCTGCGTTAGTGGTATTGATCTGAAGGGAATCTGCTGCTTTTAATGAACCGCCCAGGAAAAGGCCGGCGGTCAGTACGCCCGAGGATTTTAAGAAAGACCTGCGTGGATGGGAGGCGCCTTCTGATGAAATATACTTGTCCATGTAAGCCGGATTTAATTCGTTAAGGAATAAATTAATTGCGTTTCACTGGCCGAACACCCCGTATATATTAACTGTTTGACGTTTCGTATTTCATTGACCCCGCTGCGGCGCGCAGGCACATACCGCTATCACTACCGCTGTTTACGCACGGTATAATTCTGGTTGATCATCTTTCCGGAATCTAATGTACATAAATTTACGGGTACGTGCCCGTAAATTTTAAAGAATTTTCAATTTTCTTGCTTTTTAACAGTTTTCAGACATAGCAAAAGCCCGTTTTATTAGAATGAAATACAATACCATGGCGGTTTTGCCTCTCAAAAGAAGGAATTTTATCACATTTCGTATGAAGCGTAATTTTCTTTTGTGATGATGTCGATCGGCATGTAATTGATCTTATCGAGGGGGGTATTGAAGGCGATGTGCTGGTAGAGGGCCATCACGCCTTTATAGGCCTGCTGTAAGGGTTTCTGACAGATGAGGAAATCGATGGTGCGGCTGTGGAGGTAATCGATGTTCTCTTTCAGGAAATCGTACCCGATGAGGATCACCTTGTGCGGCAGGCGCTGCACGTAAGCAGCCACGGCCGATACGCGGGAGTTGGTCACGAAGATGACCCGGATGTCTGTATGCCGCTCGAGTGCTTTGGCGATGCCGGCCTCTATGGAGGCATGATCGAGCCGGTGGATGTCTCTTTTGATGATGATGTGCTCCTGCCCGTGCTCCTTGTAATACGCCCGGAAGCCTTCTTCCTTGCGCAACAGGTGGTGATCGGTGTCGATCTCCTTTGATATATTGACAATAAGCACCTTGTCGTGCTCGCGCAGCAGGTAACTGACCAGGTGCGCGGCCAGGAAACCGCTCTGGTACAGGTCCGGCCCGATGTAACTGAGGTTGTTGCGGCCGGGAATGTCCGAATCCATAAACACATACGGGATACCGGCGGCATCGCAGGCCGTGATAAAATCCACGGACTCCTCCATAAACGACGGCGCCAGCAAAATGCCGTCGGGCTTCATTTTAAGGATAGCCTTCGCCTGTTTGACGAAAGACTTCCGGTTGTCCTGGTTGTAAAAAAACTTGTGCAGTTTTACGCTGTACTGCATCACCTCCGCTTCCGCATCTTCGATGCCCTTGAGCGGCCCTTCCCAGAAACTGGTTTCGTCGGAGCTTTCAGGAATGAACGTTGCGATATGAACCACCTTGCGTGAGGCTAGGCGCTGGGCGTGCAGGTTGGGCTGGTAGTTCAGCTCTGCTATAATGGCGTTGATCCTGTCGCGCGTTTTATCAGAAACCCCTTTCCGCTTGTGGATCACACGGTCTACCGTAGCGGCGGACACTCCCGCCCTTCTGGCGATTTCCTTTACGCCCGACAATTCACCGGCATCTTTTTTATTCATAGCAGCATTTGTGCTACAATAATAATAAAAAAAAGAGCGCACCTTGACCATACAGGCGTACGTCCCCCGCGGGAAGGAGATTTTTCGCCGACCGGCTTTTTTTATCGACTTTTCCAGTCTATCTTACCTGAAATTTAGCTAAACGGAAACTATGTCCCTACTCACCTACTTCAAGAAATCCTATGCGCGCAAAAAAGCCCGGCGCGTGTTTCAGCAATACGGCACCCGTGTGGATACTTTCCGCTTTGCGGACAACCGCACCGTTGAATTCGCCAATTGGCTGAATCCGCTGCTCAAGCCGAAAACCATCACGCAGACCGAGCTCGATTTTTTCGCGCAATACATCCCGAAAGGTTCCATGGCGATCGATATCGGCGCCAATATCGGCGACCTCA encodes:
- a CDS encoding amidohydrolase family protein, whose product is MSKNFSRREFIAGAGILLAGSALRLRGAAVPAAEQIIDIHQHISYMGRSDADLMFHQRALGVTRTIMLPSGTPVKRPSTHDGKSNGLQAKAGGNEACYQLAQQYPKELLFGANEVPDLPGAKAEIEKYLKLGAVVIGELKFGVDCDSKEMQAIYELAQAYNVPVLMHWQFNMYNYGFDRFYKMLEKYPKVIFVGHAQTWWANVDKKYTDQQGLYPKGKITPGGITDRLLSDYPNVYADLSAGSGLNSITRDEEHAQAFLNKHQNKLMYGSDCLDTTGQVKDCSGAGTLAEVRKLVTDKTALHKILYKNAQQVFRL
- a CDS encoding neutral/alkaline non-lysosomal ceramidase N-terminal domain-containing protein translates to MSTLYGLQLHKLKTGILCLLVCFSPFAVWSQTSPEKGWKAGAARIDITPAGNMWMAGFAVRTHASTGKMHALWAKALAIEDAAGKKVLLITSDLLGFPKATSDRIRDAIRTKFGLQRDQVMLNSSHTHSGPVIGEALSDIYLINKDEATRIEQYTASLEAKIITLAGNALADLAPADISVQNGVTRFQVNRRNNNAGLLPWISDLSGPNDYAVPVIKVQDKKGKLKAVAFGYACHPTVLSEYQFSGDYPAFAMMELEKTYPGATALFFQGAGADQNPLPRGSVPLARQYGKELAAAVERVLDEDMRKLSPVITTAYAEVRLPYTTLPDEAKLTQLATKGEDGYPKRWAARMLKKLQNGEARDKDYPYPVEVWQLGDQPIIGLGGELVVEYSIRLKEIFGLHAFVLGYCNDVMSYIPSSRILREGGYEGMTACMVYGLPTAWSPETESLILQEVIKLAKQAQIPLRPIVL
- a CDS encoding DegT/DnrJ/EryC1/StrS family aminotransferase — its product is MDKYISSEGASHPRRSFLKSSGVLTAGLFLGGSLKAADSLQINTTNAAVPAILGGEPVRRAAWTKWPIWKPETDEQRVVDVIRSGIWSRAAMVTEFEKEWAAALGVKRSLAVVNGTNALVVALNQLHIRTGDEILVPPYTFIASITAVLSNGAMPVFVDIDPETYQMDPAKIEAKITPRTKAIMPVHILGLPCDMDRIMAIARKHNLVVIEDACQAHLAEYGGKKAGTIGNAGCFSFQNSKNLPIGEGGAIVSDDDALMDRCFSYQNYGYPYGTSVGVVGAGSSMQGTKVRLTEYQAAIGLSLLKRLDGETTTRNNNAAYLKSQLSGIPGVRPYKLYPKVTRAAFHLFPFRYDQQAFKGLPREEFLKALRAEGVPCSSGYTVLNNQLFLKDAFESKAYQNSYKKEQLDFDRYVADNKCPENEKLCKEAVWFTQNMLLGPKTDMDDIAAAIARIHKNAEKIKLAAKK
- a CDS encoding LacI family DNA-binding transcriptional regulator, with protein sequence MNKKDAGELSGVKEIARRAGVSAATVDRVIHKRKGVSDKTRDRINAIIAELNYQPNLHAQRLASRKVVHIATFIPESSDETSFWEGPLKGIEDAEAEVMQYSVKLHKFFYNQDNRKSFVKQAKAILKMKPDGILLAPSFMEESVDFITACDAAGIPYVFMDSDIPGRNNLSYIGPDLYQSGFLAAHLVSYLLREHDKVLIVNISKEIDTDHHLLRKEEGFRAYYKEHGQEHIIIKRDIHRLDHASIEAGIAKALERHTDIRVIFVTNSRVSAVAAYVQRLPHKVILIGYDFLKENIDYLHSRTIDFLICQKPLQQAYKGVMALYQHIAFNTPLDKINYMPIDIITKENYASYEM